In one window of Polaromonas naphthalenivorans CJ2 DNA:
- a CDS encoding AAA family ATPase, producing MESIQVVPQAPTFTLPVAKVRSVYQIADVERKLGKLQNSEPREHDNLRATYERMLERGPERFQMKPSGIPEMAPLYDALPNFTDVLDDVRRHVALSHDSTDGLEVTPMLLLGQPGIGKTHFARQVADLIGTGMNLVSMGSLTAGWLLSGSASQWKGAKPGKVFESLVDGRYANPVIVIDEIDKAASDAQYDPLGSLYSLLEHDTASSFVDEFAEVPIDASQVLWITTANDARGIPNPILNRMNVFEIQPLTPGQARHIARRLYQSIRAGHNWGTRFDDAPSSDVLDKLATLVPREMRRALMAAFGNARLASRGMLKVDDLPRSAASKGRIGFMQ from the coding sequence ATGGAATCCATTCAAGTCGTTCCCCAGGCGCCCACCTTCACGCTACCCGTTGCCAAGGTGCGAAGTGTCTACCAGATTGCTGATGTCGAGCGCAAGCTGGGCAAGCTGCAAAACAGCGAACCCCGCGAACACGACAACTTGCGCGCTACCTACGAGCGCATGCTGGAGCGAGGCCCCGAGCGCTTCCAGATGAAGCCCAGCGGCATTCCCGAAATGGCCCCCCTCTACGACGCGCTGCCCAACTTCACCGACGTGCTGGACGACGTGCGGCGCCATGTGGCCCTGAGCCACGACAGCACCGACGGGCTGGAGGTCACGCCCATGCTGCTGCTGGGCCAGCCGGGCATCGGCAAGACGCATTTCGCCCGGCAGGTGGCCGACCTGATCGGCACCGGCATGAACCTGGTCTCGATGGGTTCGCTGACCGCCGGCTGGCTGCTGTCAGGCTCGGCGTCGCAGTGGAAGGGCGCCAAGCCGGGCAAGGTATTCGAATCGCTGGTGGACGGCCGCTACGCCAACCCGGTAATCGTGATCGACGAGATCGACAAGGCCGCCAGCGACGCCCAGTACGACCCGCTGGGCTCGCTCTACAGCCTGCTGGAGCACGACACGGCCTCTTCCTTCGTGGACGAGTTCGCCGAAGTGCCCATCGATGCCAGCCAGGTGCTGTGGATCACGACGGCCAACGATGCGCGCGGCATTCCCAACCCGATCCTGAACCGGATGAATGTGTTCGAGATCCAGCCGCTCACGCCCGGCCAGGCGCGGCATATCGCACGGCGCCTCTACCAGTCGATACGCGCCGGCCACAACTGGGGGACGCGCTTCGATGACGCGCCGTCAAGCGATGTGCTGGACAAGCTGGCCACCCTGGTGCCGCGTGAAATGCGCCGCGCCCTGATGGCCGCGTTCGGCAACGCGCGGCTGGCCAGCCGGGGCATGCTGAAGGTCGATGACCTGCCGCGCAGCGCGGCCAGCAAGGGCCGGATCGGGTTCATGCAATAG